A genomic window from Thalassoroseus pseudoceratinae includes:
- a CDS encoding DUF11 domain-containing protein, translating into MQRATWIGLGLTTAVACLVATAFSWASAAEPASEIPVSNPFAPATGPGITVPQNQALPVSSPSEEVENPFAAFPATPPQKPVDRTPALPQPRGTLTFGNSKPRTAAPTPQTTLQPIPEANTTPIDFAAKKPDFPEPVPQPNFPANAPVSASTNTTFPEFSIQPGYAAKPDSGAASSAVMLKWKKVSEINVGQACHMELMVQNNGQHPAHDVTVQGYFADSVRFLKETSPAPVVKPSNLVWMLGSLQPGDVRKIDIRFVPTKRGELAASAFVRYTSGVATTMNVAEPLLEVALTGPSEVQLGDPASQIIAVTNPGTGIAQNVDIKALIPPGLEHPAGKQLEMNIGSLNPGETRQVRLALAAIKGGEHSVQVIAEARQSNGGETYLRKVTQSSVRVISPSVKIAMNGPGLRYKGRDAVYRIQVTNDGTAVSNNVRVLHKLPAGFEFVNAENGGKYDASSRSIGWFIGQLGAGQTATVTTTLKASALGEQEHLVSALTDQGTRAQSKFQTKVDGVAALVLEVSDQYDPVEVGADTYYEVVIRNEGTKAAANVMLACQLPNGVQLTNTDGPTQASKASDVVRFQPLPTLAPGKTVTFRVGVKGQKDGYQRIRAQLVSDSIPEPLTVEELTRFYGE; encoded by the coding sequence GACAACTGCGGTTGCGTGTCTTGTCGCCACCGCCTTCTCTTGGGCATCCGCTGCCGAACCCGCGAGCGAGATTCCCGTCAGCAACCCGTTCGCACCGGCCACGGGACCGGGAATCACCGTTCCGCAAAATCAAGCTCTCCCGGTGAGCAGCCCCTCAGAAGAAGTCGAGAATCCTTTCGCCGCCTTTCCCGCGACACCACCTCAAAAACCCGTCGATCGCACACCGGCACTGCCCCAACCGCGAGGGACTCTCACCTTCGGAAACAGCAAGCCGCGAACGGCTGCACCGACTCCACAGACGACGCTGCAACCGATTCCCGAGGCCAACACCACGCCCATCGACTTTGCCGCCAAGAAACCGGATTTCCCGGAACCGGTGCCTCAGCCAAACTTCCCTGCAAACGCACCGGTTTCCGCCTCGACGAACACAACCTTTCCGGAGTTCTCGATCCAACCCGGATACGCCGCGAAACCCGATTCAGGAGCAGCGTCTTCCGCAGTGATGCTGAAATGGAAGAAAGTTTCGGAAATCAACGTCGGGCAAGCGTGCCACATGGAATTGATGGTTCAGAACAACGGACAACACCCGGCTCACGACGTGACCGTGCAAGGTTACTTCGCTGACAGCGTGCGGTTCCTCAAAGAAACCTCCCCGGCTCCGGTTGTCAAGCCGTCGAATCTGGTTTGGATGCTCGGTTCACTGCAACCGGGAGACGTCCGCAAAATTGACATCCGCTTCGTTCCCACGAAACGGGGCGAACTCGCTGCCTCGGCTTTCGTCCGCTACACAAGCGGCGTGGCCACAACGATGAACGTCGCTGAACCTCTCTTGGAAGTGGCATTGACCGGCCCGAGTGAAGTTCAACTGGGCGATCCGGCGTCGCAAATCATCGCCGTGACAAACCCCGGAACCGGCATCGCTCAGAACGTGGACATCAAAGCCCTGATCCCGCCCGGTCTGGAACACCCCGCCGGCAAACAGTTGGAAATGAATATCGGTTCGTTGAATCCTGGCGAAACTCGACAAGTTCGTTTGGCACTGGCGGCGATCAAAGGCGGAGAGCACTCGGTCCAAGTGATTGCCGAAGCACGACAGTCCAATGGTGGGGAAACGTATCTTCGCAAAGTGACGCAAAGCTCCGTCCGCGTGATCTCACCGAGTGTAAAAATCGCCATGAACGGTCCGGGGCTTCGATACAAAGGCCGAGATGCGGTTTACCGAATTCAAGTGACCAACGACGGCACTGCCGTTTCCAACAACGTCCGTGTTCTGCACAAACTGCCCGCCGGGTTTGAATTCGTCAACGCGGAGAACGGTGGAAAGTACGATGCAAGCAGTCGCAGCATTGGTTGGTTCATCGGCCAACTTGGTGCCGGACAAACCGCGACCGTCACCACCACACTCAAAGCATCGGCATTGGGCGAACAAGAACACCTCGTCTCCGCGTTGACCGATCAAGGCACACGAGCCCAAAGCAAGTTCCAAACGAAAGTGGATGGCGTCGCCGCCTTGGTTCTCGAAGTGAGCGACCAATACGACCCGGTCGAAGTCGGAGCCGACACCTATTACGAAGTGGTTATTCGCAACGAAGGCACCAAAGCCGCCGCGAATGTGATGCTCGCCTGCCAACTCCCGAACGGCGTGCAACTCACCAACACCGACGGACCAACGCAAGCCTCCAAGGCGTCTGATGTCGTCCGGTTCCAACCGCTTCCGACACTCGCTCCCGGCAAGACGGTCACCTTCCGTGTCGGTGTGAAAGGCCAGAAGGATGGTTATCAACGCATCCGAGCCCAACTCGTCAGCGACTCCATCCCCGAACCGCTGACCGTCGAAGAACTCACCCGCTTCTACGGCGAGTGA
- the ruvB gene encoding Holliday junction branch migration DNA helicase RuvB: MARDAIIQNDDFGGGEVPPSPGMFNPDDAQYDETLRPTRLKDVVGQRRVVERLQIVLDATKKRAEPLGHLLLDGPPGIGKTTLATVIPKELGTEIQITSGPALTAPRDLLPYLTNAGRGSVLFIDEIHRLPAAVEEFIYPAMEDFRVDIALGEGLNARTISMDLQRFTVIGATTRSGMLTGPLRDRFVTREHLEFYDDDELETIVTRNANKLRNEITPEAAKEIARRSRGTPRKANNLLRWARDYADSKSDGRITTELTNDALTMLEVDHLGLERQDRRYLETLMGVFTGGPAGINAIAHTMHVAPDTLEDEVEPFLLRCGLIQRTPRGRMVTAAAYDHLKRTPPASGNTPPGESF; the protein is encoded by the coding sequence ATGGCACGGGACGCGATCATTCAAAATGATGATTTCGGTGGCGGGGAAGTGCCGCCGAGTCCGGGGATGTTCAATCCGGACGATGCGCAATACGACGAAACGCTGCGACCGACACGACTGAAGGATGTCGTTGGTCAACGACGGGTCGTCGAGCGGTTGCAGATCGTGCTCGATGCCACGAAGAAACGGGCTGAACCGTTGGGGCACTTGCTTCTCGATGGCCCACCGGGAATCGGAAAGACGACGCTGGCGACCGTCATTCCCAAAGAGCTGGGCACGGAAATCCAAATCACCTCGGGACCGGCTCTGACTGCCCCACGGGATTTGTTGCCGTACTTGACGAATGCGGGGCGGGGGAGTGTGTTGTTCATCGACGAAATTCACCGGCTGCCGGCGGCGGTCGAGGAATTTATCTATCCGGCGATGGAGGATTTTCGCGTCGATATTGCCCTCGGTGAAGGTCTCAACGCCCGTACGATCAGCATGGACTTGCAGCGGTTCACCGTCATCGGGGCCACCACACGCAGTGGGATGCTGACCGGGCCTTTGCGAGATCGGTTCGTTACGCGGGAGCATTTGGAGTTCTACGACGATGATGAGCTTGAAACCATCGTCACTCGAAATGCCAACAAACTGCGGAACGAGATCACTCCGGAAGCGGCGAAGGAAATTGCTCGTCGGAGTCGAGGCACACCACGGAAGGCGAACAACTTACTCCGTTGGGCACGCGATTACGCCGACAGCAAATCCGATGGCCGAATCACCACGGAGTTGACGAACGACGCTCTGACGATGTTGGAGGTCGATCATCTCGGCTTGGAACGACAGGACCGACGGTATCTCGAAACGCTGATGGGGGTGTTCACCGGCGGACCGGCGGGCATCAATGCCATCGCTCACACGATGCACGTCGCACCAGACACGCTCGAAGACGAAGTCGAACCGTTCCTGCTGCGGTGTGGACTTATCCAACGCACACCCCGCGGCCGCATGGTGACGGCGGCCGCCTACGACCACCTCAAACGCACCCCGCCTGCAAGCGGCAACACTCCGCCGGGGGAATCGTTTTAG
- a CDS encoding YebC/PmpR family DNA-binding transcriptional regulator has protein sequence MAGHSHWANIAAKKSVVDKKRGKLFAKLSRKIIVAARQGGGDPVMNLALRYAIDKARKASMPNDNIERAVKKGTGDLDGENYEEVIYEGYGPDGVAVMCEILTDKRNRTAAEIRKIFENHNGNLGSTNCVAYMFERKGLCIIPEEQTSEEALFEIVLEAGADDVKHEGDAFEVTCPPEAFADVTTALEEHNLTPSYSEVTQIAQNTVELDADAGRRVLKFIDDLEDNDDVQNVIANFNMPDELMEEVAEG, from the coding sequence ATGGCAGGACATTCCCACTGGGCGAATATCGCCGCGAAGAAAAGTGTTGTCGACAAGAAGCGAGGCAAGCTGTTTGCCAAGCTGAGTCGGAAAATCATCGTGGCCGCTCGACAGGGCGGTGGCGATCCGGTGATGAATTTGGCGCTCCGGTACGCGATCGACAAAGCTCGCAAAGCGAGTATGCCCAACGACAACATCGAACGAGCCGTCAAGAAGGGCACGGGCGATCTCGATGGCGAGAATTACGAAGAAGTCATCTACGAAGGTTACGGACCGGACGGTGTCGCGGTGATGTGTGAAATCCTTACCGACAAACGCAACCGCACCGCCGCGGAGATTCGGAAGATCTTCGAGAACCACAATGGCAACCTGGGTAGCACAAACTGCGTGGCGTATATGTTCGAACGCAAAGGGCTGTGCATCATTCCGGAGGAGCAAACCAGCGAGGAAGCTCTTTTTGAGATCGTCCTCGAAGCAGGTGCGGACGACGTGAAGCACGAGGGCGATGCCTTTGAAGTCACCTGCCCACCGGAAGCGTTCGCCGACGTCACCACTGCACTCGAAGAACACAATCTCACGCCGAGCTATTCGGAAGTTACACAAATCGCCCAGAACACAGTCGAACTTGACGCCGATGCCGGTCGCCGCGTGTTGAAGTTCATCGACGACTTGGAAGATAACGACGACGTGCAAAACGTCATCGCCAACTTCAACATGCCTGATGAACTCATGGAAGAAGTCGCGGAAGGCTGA
- a CDS encoding tetratricopeptide repeat protein produces the protein MSIVSESVNSAMRGFFGSLVMAFLVVGTSSAELRAANSPVKPGNPMTTKEPKANTRGFQLQPGDDELKPLVPKQARTAGVQSRLDAMAWFMTGELRERRNDFTGALDAYKKAVELDSEAIEIYRQLVPLAFSLGKKDDAVRYGLKAVELDPNDFRLLRRLGIHLATERDMETAVELLEKAVQSKTLDKKSGQFVTLNRDLAVIYGVLGETKKAADSYSVVFEALTDPETYSLDFRLRRALEADPASSYERCGQAFLADERLELAAKAFEKAAAKSPGQRAHLGFDLARVYLKSDEPKKSLEQLQAYFDAQLQSKGRAAYELLADILEKLDQSDELTERLEKLAEKDNKNQTLQFFLAEQYLEKDQLGKAEKLYLAALERAKSAEGYAGLASVYRRQNKPTDLLQALTEAVSAGAVEDTEILADELEAIARDEKLLNKVLATADRQLADSNLDFAGSVVAGRLAVRSEKTEEAVKFFENALESERGQSNTLYSELGEYLFEVRDYEAAAKWFQRASEDPIVAGSKPNWLFRLSQARVLTNDTDGALKAVREAKTLLPNVALLHYQEAWIEYYAENYDKALELFAQLEKDFPADRDTIRRAQYIISNIYVQKGDMRKGEQVLEKVYAEDPDDVSVNNDLGYLYADQGKNLEQAKKMIEKALEAEPENGAYLDSMGWVLYKLGQHKEALPYLEKAVEQEDGGDATIWDHLGDVYVELGQPKKAVDAWQKALKDAKEAVKPDEKLIGRIKQKLAAANAETQDKTEE, from the coding sequence ATGTCGATTGTTTCTGAATCAGTCAATTCCGCAATGCGAGGATTCTTCGGTAGTCTCGTGATGGCGTTCCTGGTCGTGGGAACTTCGTCCGCTGAATTGCGGGCGGCGAACAGTCCGGTCAAACCGGGCAACCCCATGACGACCAAAGAACCAAAAGCCAATACGCGGGGCTTTCAACTCCAGCCTGGTGATGACGAGCTGAAACCGTTGGTGCCAAAGCAAGCTCGCACGGCGGGTGTGCAATCGCGATTGGATGCGATGGCCTGGTTCATGACCGGCGAGTTGCGGGAACGTCGTAACGACTTCACGGGAGCGCTCGATGCCTACAAGAAGGCCGTCGAACTCGACTCCGAGGCGATCGAGATTTATCGGCAGTTGGTTCCGCTTGCGTTTAGCTTGGGGAAGAAAGACGATGCGGTTCGTTACGGTCTGAAAGCCGTGGAACTCGACCCGAATGATTTTCGGTTGCTGCGTCGCTTGGGAATTCATCTTGCGACCGAACGAGATATGGAAACCGCCGTCGAATTACTAGAGAAGGCGGTTCAGTCGAAAACACTCGACAAGAAGTCCGGCCAGTTTGTGACGTTGAACCGCGACTTGGCCGTGATTTACGGCGTACTCGGCGAAACGAAGAAAGCCGCCGATTCGTATTCCGTCGTGTTCGAAGCCCTGACCGATCCCGAAACGTACTCTTTGGATTTCCGTCTGCGACGGGCGTTGGAAGCCGACCCAGCATCGAGTTACGAGCGTTGTGGGCAAGCGTTTCTTGCGGATGAGCGATTGGAACTCGCTGCGAAAGCCTTCGAGAAGGCCGCCGCAAAGTCACCAGGACAGCGGGCGCACTTGGGGTTCGACTTGGCGCGGGTTTACCTTAAAAGTGATGAACCGAAAAAGTCGCTGGAGCAACTTCAGGCATACTTCGATGCCCAGTTGCAATCTAAAGGTCGTGCAGCGTACGAATTGCTCGCGGACATTCTGGAGAAGCTCGATCAGTCTGATGAGTTGACGGAACGCTTGGAGAAACTCGCTGAGAAGGACAACAAGAACCAAACCTTGCAGTTCTTTCTGGCCGAACAATATCTCGAGAAAGATCAACTCGGCAAAGCGGAGAAACTCTATCTCGCTGCATTGGAGCGTGCGAAAAGTGCGGAAGGGTATGCCGGATTGGCGTCGGTTTATCGTCGTCAAAACAAGCCGACCGACTTGTTGCAGGCTCTGACGGAAGCCGTTTCCGCGGGAGCGGTTGAAGATACCGAAATTCTCGCGGATGAGCTGGAAGCGATTGCACGGGATGAGAAACTGTTGAACAAGGTTCTTGCGACGGCCGATCGTCAACTCGCCGATTCGAACTTGGACTTCGCCGGAAGCGTGGTCGCCGGACGTTTGGCGGTTCGCAGCGAGAAAACGGAAGAGGCCGTCAAATTCTTCGAGAACGCGTTGGAGTCCGAACGCGGTCAGTCCAACACGCTTTACAGTGAACTTGGTGAGTACCTGTTCGAGGTTCGGGATTACGAAGCTGCTGCAAAGTGGTTTCAGCGGGCATCGGAAGATCCCATCGTGGCCGGTAGCAAACCGAACTGGTTGTTCCGCCTGTCTCAAGCTCGCGTGCTGACCAACGACACCGACGGGGCTTTGAAAGCCGTCCGGGAAGCCAAAACGCTGCTGCCGAACGTGGCATTGTTGCACTATCAGGAAGCCTGGATCGAGTACTACGCCGAGAACTACGACAAAGCTCTCGAACTCTTCGCCCAATTGGAGAAAGACTTCCCCGCCGATCGGGACACGATCCGCCGGGCTCAGTATATCATCTCCAATATCTACGTTCAGAAAGGTGATATGCGAAAGGGTGAGCAAGTCCTTGAGAAGGTCTACGCGGAAGACCCGGATGATGTCTCCGTCAACAATGACCTCGGTTATCTCTACGCCGACCAAGGCAAGAACTTGGAGCAGGCGAAGAAGATGATCGAAAAAGCCCTGGAAGCCGAACCCGAGAATGGGGCTTATCTCGACAGTATGGGCTGGGTGCTCTACAAACTGGGGCAGCACAAAGAAGCGTTGCCATACTTGGAGAAGGCCGTCGAACAGGAAGACGGCGGAGACGCGACGATTTGGGATCACCTCGGTGATGTCTACGTCGAACTGGGCCAGCCGAAGAAAGCCGTCGATGCGTGGCAGAAGGCTCTCAAAGACGCCAAAGAGGCGGTCAAACCCGACGAAAAATTGATTGGCCGCATCAAGCAGAAACTCGCTGCCGCCAATGCGGAAACCCAAGACAAAACCGAAGAGTAG
- a CDS encoding HhH-GDP family DNA glycosylase, protein MASAQKPKNSDKQAVCKKLVTALKKQYKGSSSTSDLPVLETLVFAVCLEDTSEEQAEKTYQRLHESFFDLNEIRVSSISELAAVFEELPDAELRGMMVRNLLQHVFEKHYDFDLEDLKRKTLEQAVKQLEEIPNLSPFVRNYALQTCLGSHLVPADRSTTYALIWLGLVEAGQTPEEAADSLKPVIRKAEGPQFCSLIRSLAVDPKYRETFDPAETPPPEDGYDLMTSPNRLKDLFENGPKKSASSKSTSKSSSSGSRKKSGSRSSSSGTKSSKKSTGSRKTSRQTKS, encoded by the coding sequence ATGGCATCTGCACAGAAGCCGAAAAACTCGGACAAACAAGCCGTTTGCAAGAAACTTGTGACGGCTCTCAAGAAACAATACAAGGGCAGTTCAAGTACTAGTGACTTGCCCGTATTGGAAACACTGGTTTTTGCGGTCTGTTTGGAGGATACCTCCGAAGAGCAGGCGGAGAAAACGTACCAGCGTCTTCACGAAAGTTTTTTCGACCTTAACGAAATCCGCGTGAGTTCGATTTCCGAGTTGGCGGCTGTTTTCGAGGAACTTCCCGACGCGGAACTGCGTGGGATGATGGTGCGAAACCTGCTGCAACATGTGTTCGAGAAACACTACGACTTCGATCTTGAAGATTTGAAGCGGAAAACACTCGAGCAAGCCGTCAAGCAACTCGAGGAAATCCCGAACCTGTCGCCGTTCGTTCGGAATTATGCTCTCCAAACGTGTTTGGGGAGCCATCTCGTTCCGGCGGACCGCTCGACAACGTACGCACTGATTTGGCTGGGTTTGGTGGAAGCCGGTCAGACTCCCGAGGAAGCGGCGGACTCACTAAAACCGGTGATTCGGAAGGCGGAAGGCCCGCAGTTCTGTTCGCTGATTCGAAGTCTTGCGGTGGATCCGAAGTACCGCGAAACCTTCGATCCTGCCGAAACACCACCGCCGGAAGACGGCTACGACCTCATGACGTCACCGAACCGGCTCAAAGATTTGTTTGAGAACGGACCGAAGAAGTCGGCGTCATCGAAATCGACGAGTAAATCGAGTTCGTCGGGAAGTCGCAAGAAGTCCGGATCCCGGTCATCCAGCTCGGGAACAAAGAGTTCCAAGAAAAGCACTGGGAGTCGCAAGACCAGTCGGCAGACGAAGTCCTGA
- the rbfA gene encoding 30S ribosome-binding factor RbfA encodes MQSRRQAKIARAIQEQVSTSVLFELRDPRVKNVTVLHAEVAPDNKSAKVYVSIMGDEKEQALCLHGLESARGYLQGRIADRIETRWTPILTFVNDPGIKKSVETAKHLRELLAETEDSTSTPDEESTTDQPSD; translated from the coding sequence ATGCAGTCGCGGCGTCAAGCGAAAATCGCGAGAGCCATTCAGGAGCAGGTCAGCACGTCGGTGTTGTTCGAACTTCGTGATCCACGAGTGAAGAACGTCACCGTATTGCACGCGGAAGTCGCTCCAGACAACAAGTCGGCTAAAGTTTATGTCTCCATCATGGGAGACGAAAAAGAGCAAGCCTTGTGTTTGCACGGTTTGGAGTCGGCTCGGGGTTATCTGCAAGGTCGGATCGCTGATCGAATCGAAACCCGTTGGACGCCGATCCTGACCTTCGTCAACGACCCCGGTATCAAGAAAAGCGTGGAAACCGCAAAGCATCTCCGGGAACTCTTAGCAGAAACCGAAGACTCGACTTCGACTCCCGATGAAGAATCCACGACCGATCAACCGTCGGATTGA